Within the Fretibacterium sp. OH1220_COT-178 genome, the region CTGGACATCGTCCCCAGCATCACGACGGGATGGGGCATGGGGGCCCAGTATTTTGCGGACCTGGTCAAGGAGCGCAGCGAGGGGAAGATCAACATCAAGGTCTATCCCAACGCGCAGCTGACCACCGGCAAGCAGACCAACGCCTTCATGCTTCTGCGCAACGGCACCATCGATTTCGCCTGCCAGTCCACCATCAACTACTCCCCTCAGATCCCCGAGCTGAACCTCTTTGCCCTGCCGTTCTTCTTCGCGGCGCAGCCCGACCGCTACAAGGCGCTCGACGCCGTCACGAACGGCAAGGCCGGTGAGCTGGTCGCCAAGGCCATCGAGGCCAAGGGCGGAAAGTTCATCTGCTTCGGCGAGAACGGGTTCCGCGAGCTGACGAACAGCAAGCGCTCCATCGCGTCCCCCGAGGACCTGGACGGCCTGAAGATCCGCGTGGTCGGCAGCCCCCTGTTCCTGGACACCTTCAAGGCCCTCGGCGCCAACCCCGTGACCATGGTCTGGAGCGACACGATGTCCGCCATTCAGCAGGGCGTCGTGGACGGGCAGGAGAACCCCATCAACACCTTCTTCCCCGTCAAGATCCACGAGTACCACAAATTCGTGACCAACTGGCACTACGTTGCGGACCCCACGATGTTCGTCGCCAACCCCAAGGTCTGGGCCTCCTTCTCCCCCGAGGATCAGGAGCTCCTGACCAAGGCCGCCAAGGAGGCCGCAGCCTACCAGATCGCCCTGGCCCGCGTGGGGCTGGACGAGAAGGACGGCGGCAGGCACCTGGAGTTCCTGAAGA harbors:
- a CDS encoding DctP family TRAP transporter solute-binding subunit yields the protein MKKFGVLAISVLLCLSLAVPASAAYKAEYKLDIVPSITTGWGMGAQYFADLVKERSEGKINIKVYPNAQLTTGKQTNAFMLLRNGTIDFACQSTINYSPQIPELNLFALPFFFAAQPDRYKALDAVTNGKAGELVAKAIEAKGGKFICFGENGFRELTNSKRSIASPEDLDGLKIRVVGSPLFLDTFKALGANPVTMVWSDTMSAIQQGVVDGQENPINTFFPVKIHEYHKFVTNWHYVADPTMFVANPKVWASFSPEDQELLTKAAKEAAAYQIALARVGLDEKDGGRHLEFLKNIDRVPEITDWAAKLSEVGMTATDLTPEQMKVFMDKTQSVRDAWRSKIGEELVKAAEEDMAAAAK